The genomic segment TCTGGTCACGAATGGACGTGCCGTGGTCGGGAGCCTGACAAGCGGGCCGGAGCTGGTTATGCTCAGCCGAGTCTTCAACCTTTAAGCCCTGCAAGCTAGCTGCGCTGGCAAAACTTACCCTATTTTCGGCGTATGGATTTAAATTCAGGTCGAGTGATAGCCCTCCTTATGAGTGATGAAGAGAAGCTGCAGTCAATGGTCTACGAGTCTAGGCTCCTTGAGGGCCAGTATAATGAACTAAACCAGCAGCAGAGCTTTCTCCTACGGGCCTTCGCTGAAGTAACTGCTGGCCGCGATGCTCTTCGCGGATTAGGTGAAACGGCGCCTACAGATATCCTGATTCCGCTCGGTGGAGGAGTCTTTGTGAAGGGTACTGCGCCACCGCCAAGCCAAGTTCTTCTCGGCATCGGTGCGGATATAGTGGTTGAGAAGAGTCGGGAGGAGGCGTTGAGCTTTGTTGAGGAACGGTTGAAGGAAATGGAGAATGCGCTAGCGGGCTTAGAGGCGAGGCGAAACGAGATCGCAAACCGCATCAACGCGCAGCGGCTAGCCATCAACTCGATGGTCGAAAAGCAAAGCCAGCAGCAACAGCCTCAGCAGTAGGGTTAGACCAGTCGTGTTTGATCGTCTCCGCTCAGCTATCAGTTCAGTCACCACTGCCGTAAGTCACAGGACGCTTGACGCCGGAGATGTAGATGAGTTCCTGATTGAGTTCGAGATGGCTCTCCTTGAGAGCGATGTGGCTCAAGAGGTTGCTGCAGATCTCACCAAGAAGGTTAAAGATGCGGTAGTAGGTCAGAAGATACCTCGTTCCACCGATGCTGGGGAGTATGTTAAGGGTCTTCTGAAGGACTCGATTAAACAGGTTATGAGTGAAGCAGCTCAACTTGACATCATCCGGATGATTAAGGAGAGAAAGGCCGCAGGCGGCATTTTCACAACTGTTTTTCTCGGCATCAACGGGACAGGCAAGACAACCACTATAGCGAAGGTCGCGAAGCTCCTCAAAGACAAAGGCTTCTCAGTCGTAATCGCCTGCGCTGACACCTACCGCGCCGGCGCAATTGAGCAGCTCACAGAGCACGCTAACCGGCTTTCCATCAAGGCGATAACGCAGCGCTACGGAGCTGATCCAGCGGCGGTTGCACGTGACGCGGTGCTGTATGCGCAGAGCCACCGTATAGATGTGGTTCTGATAGATACGGCTGGGCGTATGCAGACCAGTAAGAACCTGATGGAGGAGATGGGTAAGATTGTGCGTGTAGTGAAACCGGATGTCAAGATCTTTGTAGGTGATGCTTTAGCTGGGAATGACGCGGTGTCTCAAGCTAAGGAGTTCTCTCAGTACACTGGGTTCGACGCCGCGATTCTGACTAAGGCTGATGCGGATGCCAAGGGTGGTTCAGCTCTCTCAATAGTGCATGTGTCGCATAAACCGATTATCTTTCTAGGAGTCGGGCAGGATTACGATAGTCTTGTTCCGTTTGATGTGGATCGCTTTATTTCCACGATATTCCAGCAGAGTTGAGTGGGTAGTGAGCTAAAGTGTCTCTGAAGGGCCGTGACATTCTTTCCTTAGCTGAGCTCTCAAGCGAAGAGATTACCCGTATTCTTGACGTAGCGGCTTTTTTGAAGTCGGAGCGGAAGCAAGGCAGGTTCAGGCAGCCGCTGGTTCACAAGACTCTTGCCTTGATCTTCCAGAAGCCCTCCACTCGCACCAGAGTCAGCTTCGAAGTGGCTATGAACGATCTCGGCGGCGGAACAGTCACGCTTAGCAGCGGAGAGATCCAGATAACCCGAGGCGAAACTGTTGAAGACACAGCTCGCACCCTCTCCAGATATGTTGACGTGATTATGGCGCGAACTAACAAGCACAGCGACATTGTTGAGCTGGCGGAGCACGCTACTGTTCCGGTGATTAATGGTCTCTCTGATCTGTATCACCCGTCTCAGGTTCTGGCTGATCTTCAAACGATACGTGAGAGGAAGGGGCGGCTTGAAGGATTGAATCTAGCTTGGGTTGGGGATGGAAACAATATGTGCAACACTCTTCTGATAGGTTGTAGCAAAACCGGCATCAGCATCACGGCTGCTACTCCAGCGAAGTATCGACCCTACAAGACAGCGTATGATACAGCTAAACGCGAGTCTAGGAAGACTGGTGGAGAGGTTAAGCTGGTCGAAGATCCTAAGGAGGCTGTTCAAGACGCGGATATCGTGGTGACCGACACCTTCGTCTCAATGGGTGACGACGCGGCCCGTGAAGAGCGGCTCAAAGTCTTCCTCCCAAGATATCAAGTGAACAGTAAACTGATGAGCCTAGCTAAACCGGATGCCATCTTTATGCACTGTCTTCCCGCACATCGAGGTGAAGAGGTAACTGCTGACGTTATTGACGGCGAACACTCAGTTGTCTGGGATGAAGCTGAGAACAGGCTGCACAGCCAGAAAGCAATGCTCAGCCTACTTCTAGCAGAAGACACTGCACTCCAGATTTAGTTTAGTTAGTTAGCCAGTAGTTCTTCTTA from the Nitrososphaerota archaeon genome contains:
- the argF gene encoding ornithine carbamoyltransferase; protein product: MSLKGRDILSLAELSSEEITRILDVAAFLKSERKQGRFRQPLVHKTLALIFQKPSTRTRVSFEVAMNDLGGGTVTLSSGEIQITRGETVEDTARTLSRYVDVIMARTNKHSDIVELAEHATVPVINGLSDLYHPSQVLADLQTIRERKGRLEGLNLAWVGDGNNMCNTLLIGCSKTGISITAATPAKYRPYKTAYDTAKRESRKTGGEVKLVEDPKEAVQDADIVVTDTFVSMGDDAAREERLKVFLPRYQVNSKLMSLAKPDAIFMHCLPAHRGEEVTADVIDGEHSVVWDEAENRLHSQKAMLSLLLAEDTALQI
- the ftsY gene encoding signal recognition particle-docking protein FtsY gives rise to the protein MFDRLRSAISSVTTAVSHRTLDAGDVDEFLIEFEMALLESDVAQEVAADLTKKVKDAVVGQKIPRSTDAGEYVKGLLKDSIKQVMSEAAQLDIIRMIKERKAAGGIFTTVFLGINGTGKTTTIAKVAKLLKDKGFSVVIACADTYRAGAIEQLTEHANRLSIKAITQRYGADPAAVARDAVLYAQSHRIDVVLIDTAGRMQTSKNLMEEMGKIVRVVKPDVKIFVGDALAGNDAVSQAKEFSQYTGFDAAILTKADADAKGGSALSIVHVSHKPIIFLGVGQDYDSLVPFDVDRFISTIFQQS
- the pfdA gene encoding prefoldin subunit alpha, whose product is MSDEEKLQSMVYESRLLEGQYNELNQQQSFLLRAFAEVTAGRDALRGLGETAPTDILIPLGGGVFVKGTAPPPSQVLLGIGADIVVEKSREEALSFVEERLKEMENALAGLEARRNEIANRINAQRLAINSMVEKQSQQQQPQQ